GcaggaaaaataacaaaaataaaaataactaaaaagaaaTTTTAATATTAGCTAATTAAATATTCAGTAAATACCActtgaggaaagaaaaaaaaagaccttttggTAAGCCCCGCCCCCCAGTTACTGTTGCTCACTCAGACAAACAGTTGATACGGTCTTGCAATGAAAGATGTCAGTGTAAAAACCTTGTCCGTATATCTTTTTGATACATTTTGGACAGAAAAGGACCATCATTCAAGTTAGACTTGATAAAAGAtgccatatatataaaatatttttaaataaatatgtaaaaatgctgATAACAACTGAAACAGAAGATGTTTCATGTTATGGTTGTTACAATCGCAATGACAACATGTTAGATCAACACTGTTCATCTACTGCAGggtacaattaaattaatttacatataacCAGTTTAAAAGGGAGAGGCATTGAAATGTAGACCTTTGTTTATGTGCTTTTGACTTGCACTGTACATGatgtgggggggaggggggggggggggggggttggtttGCAATCAATTATATTGCCTAACAGGATACCTGTAATCACTATTACAAGTACCCCAGACACAGAATTGTACTATTTTTGAAGCATAAACACTAtcaaactagggctgggcgatatatagaGTTTGTACGAtgcatcaatatttttttttataagcactTCGATATAAGGCAATACCGTTTATATCAATATACATTAGTTTGATATGAGTGCATCTGAAAATATAGCGAAGAAAGTGCATCATCCAATTTGTTCTAAACATGTGACAAGCGTCATATTAAGGCATTTAAAATCTGGTAAGACATTTATTCGCATATATCCGCATGTGCTCTGACAGAAAGGCTGTGTGTGCCACCGACAGACACTTGACTACTTACGCTGTGTTATGTGTTTGAGATTTGCTGTTTTCCTGAATTAATACATAACTTACATTTCACAGGTATATactccatctgtaaatgttataAAGCCAtggacatatttacatttttctgtcaGAAAAGCATGAGCCTTCTGGGATTCTCTGCCAAATGTCACTtcagtgaaattaaattaaattaaaaatttaaagtgAACAAGCACCGATTGTATAACCCAATTAACAGTTTCCCGCATTTAATATCGTTGGttgacaatatttttttgttttccccCGAAATGCAACACAAGTCTTCGGATGGAAGATGCTAATTTTATCGATTTCCAACTGATTTGGAGACCCTGGGTTCCTAAGGTAAACTATTACCATTATTCCATGTAAATACAACATTTACCAGCTTAGTCATGGTGAAAGCGAAACTTCAACGATGCATAGTGCTTAAAGCCAcgttaaatttaaaatgtttacggCCACTGCTGTTGAAAAGCATATGAAGATTTCCTATAACCAAGGATAACCCAGCAAACATAGAACGTTCCCCTaacgttagtttttggttcccCCAACCAAATACTAATATTAGGGAAACGTtctatttaggttttatttttttgcaaccaTGAAATAATGTTCCCAGAACATTGCAGTgtggttatttttaaaataacctaaaaataacATCTACAGAATGTACCctaatggttattattattattattttttttgcaaccaTAAAATAACATTCCCAGAACGTTGCATGGttattttgtgaatatatatgttattttatgaACCATGCATTCTGctgaagtcatttttatttgtttctgaataaatgtaaaatctgggtATGTGTAATCTTACACATTAAAAGGACAGATTCAATCTTATTTAATCTTACATATGATGGTTGATGTGCTCAGATTATTACTTAAACAATAGATGTGTTTTTTATATTACTGATTAAGCGTCCATACAGATAATTTCCATGCCACTTTTACAATACTGGGTCACGAGTGTGCTGGATGAATACTGACGTGCCGCGGGGTTATCATATCGAAGTAAAGAGGTTAGGGGAACGTTAGAATAACATTCTGGGAACCAAAAACGAATGTTCTGGGAACCAAAAGCTAGGAAATATTGCGTACCCACCCTAACACTCCTGAAATGtggtaatttgttaactaaaataagtttaatctTACCATATCCAAAAACTCGCTCACTCTGCTATTATCAAATAGAttaaattaagaattttattaaatagtaCATGGAGAtgtctttaattaaaatattcatattaatcaagGATTTATTGActtgatgcacattattttgtgcattatcCATTATATCTTATTTCAGTTTGGctctagttttgtatttattccaATTTATATGAAAAGGTTCATGTAGCGTCgattaaaatacatatacagaGTAAATCCTTTTCACTGAACATGTTAAAATAAGTTTGAAACAGTTATGGGAAACTGGTGGTGACGTCGAAGGCGATCTACCATGGTGCTGTAGCTCGTTTATATCCTTGTTTATAAAGTTTCGCTTTTAAGTTCTGGTGCTTTTATTTGTGCTTCAAAATTCATCAAAGTTATATTATTTTGCGGAAATTATCTTGATAGACAAAATGTGTACGTTTCATGAACTATGGTTCAACACAGAGCTAAATTTGTGTGATAATCAAAAAGCCTATGGAAAAATCCTATTGGCTTTTTGTCGAGGAAACCAGTGTCCTGCTAACAGCTGATCCGCCTACAGATTGACATCATAGCTCCCCCACTCTATAGcctaattctgactaaaatatacatttcattgAAAGATTTGTAGTTGGACAACAAATGTGACATAGAATTTTAAACTTAAAAGTACAGCACTGAGTGTAAAGTGACTGTAATAggctatttagatttttattttgattaccCCAACACAACTCTGCTGTTgttctcatttattttaatttactgaattTAACTTAACTTAGCTTTAAAGgccttattttagtttttagaatgaaatgtgattttaacGCTTTTTGCACACATAATATAGGCTTACATGGTTACATTAACTTTGTTTTCATAGCCTTTAATATGTACTGTTTTGTTGGACAACATTGGgcagaatacaaataaataaaactttccaaatacaaaaataataattctgagaTATATAAAGTATACTGCGAAATGGTCAATAAATacagagtttttttcttttttttttgcccatattGCTCAGCCCTACATCAAACCAATGCGAGCTTCAGATCCTCCAATGTTTCTCTATATCCCTAAAGATGTACGAGGTTTTCTTCCCATGCAATTTATACTCAGCTGCATTTGGCGTTCAAGGGGAGGGGCTTACCAATAGGTCAGTTGTTAAGACAGTATCACACTGGAAGACACATTCATTCTTTAACTTATGTTTTCCTATTTCAGCACTTCAAGTTGAATAATAATGCAGTGCACATGGCACATGAGTATAACAGCATAAACTGTAGCTTTTACATCAGAAAGCTGTAACAATTCAGTTAAAATTGAAAGAAAATGAGTGTCAGAAAAGAACATTTTAGACGCGTTTTTCATTCATGTCAATGTTCAGTCTCTCTTCAGTAGTCATATAAGAGGAAAGGGCaaatttttttctctttagaaATATGAAGATGAGTACTACCACAATTAATATACCTATTACGGTAATGCAGACCAAGAGCACAGTTGATGACATCTCCGCATCTGGTGCTGTTTTTTTGCCTCCTCCATTTGAATTGCTTCCATTTTCTAATTTTGTTtctgcagaaaataaaaaataaaaacctgcacTGTTAAACAGAtccacatatactgtatatacaaccAGTATTCAGACTGGAAACGTAACAGTGaattatattgttattaatttttacaCACCATTGATGCGCAGCAGTACAGTCTTTTCTTCAGATGTGTGTGAGATCATACAGCTGAACTTTCCTGCATCAGTGAGTTGAAGATCGATGAGTTTGATGGAGAAGTTTCCTCTCTCATACTCTTTTGGGAAAGGTACCGCTCTTTTCTTGTATTGCTGGTCCTGTTTCTCTAATGATTCTTCGCCTTTGATTACATCAAACACAATCTTGCCAGTTGGGTCTCTCCAATGAACATAAATGTCTTGTTTGAGAGGATGTTCAGTTGAAGAACATGGCAAGATGACAGAACCACCAATAAAACCTTCCTCTGTGTCCTGCAGACACACTGAAATGACAGAAATATTAACTGTAAACAGTATGGCAATTacacaattgtttttatttggctattttcattaaaacataatttatttacaaacaataaataaaacaagttatAAAACAATTCTCTTAGAGAAGCAGAAACAGTACAGCCCAGTAAAATATTTTACTTGAATTAATCAGCCCTCCACATAACTTCAGTAGTGCATGGAGCTAATCTCATTGACTAGCACTCATCTATTATGTCCCTGGATTGACGCAGCAAATCAGTTCGCACAAATGTAGATAACATAATTAGTGTTTGGGAACCATGCAGCTTATCAGACCTTTGCTTATTTcgtattattaatcaaattattttattattattattattatttaagtaaaCACTAAATGATCAAGCATCATTTCCAGCCCATAAGTAAACAAATATGGATTGAGTGATGACTTGTTAAAAGGTTAGTTATTATGTACATCACCTCCATTGCAAATCAGGTTTGTTGGAAATATTTACAGACTTTTAGCTGTTTGCAcataacaaatcaaacaaaagtaattgaaatagctTAACAGAGCAAATTTTTCAAGTGGTTTCCTCAAATTCAACTGAAAACACATCTTTTAATGATTTCTCCTGACTCAAAATGATACAATCCACTAAATAAAATCCCTGATAACAGCACAAATCCTCAAAGCAGGTGATGCAACTAATCAAGGGATTCTTTAGTGGACCAGGTGTGCTTGAGCTAAAAAAGGAAGCTATCAATGGCTTTCTGAGAAGACAGGTTCAGAAAAACCGTCAAGTCACTGCAAAAGGCCTGGAGCAAGACTTAGGTTAGGAAGGTAGCAACTGACACTGAGGTTTCACAATAAGGCACATACTAAATGCAGACCGTTTCCATGCCAGAACTCCAAGACATACACCACTACAGACCctaaaagcacaaaaaaagttGACTCCAGTTTGTTCAGCATCACATAAATAAGCCACAGAAGTTTCAGGAttcaggggcctgtaccatgatggtggcTGAACAAACTCGGGTTTACTGGTTAGTTTCGAACTGACAAAACCAAGCCAAACCAAGCCAGCTTTGTT
This DNA window, taken from Carassius auratus strain Wakin chromosome 22, ASM336829v1, whole genome shotgun sequence, encodes the following:
- the LOC113039968 gene encoding sodium channel subunit beta-4-like — its product is MFTSSQCFIYIFAVLINKVCLQDTEEGFIGGSVILPCSSTEHPLKQDIYVHWRDPTGKIVFDVIKGEESLEKQDQQYKKRAVPFPKEYERGNFSIKLIDLQLTDAGKFSCMISHTSEEKTVLLRINETKLENGSNSNGGGKKTAPDAEMSSTVLLVCITVIGILIVVVLIFIFLKRKKFALSSYMTTEERLNIDMNEKRV